The DNA sequence tttttaatgccaatttgatcaAATCAACGACTGCCTTTCCAAAAGGCCCTCAATGGCTTCCCTGACCTTCCTTGCTGATATATCTGGCCAGTTCTCTAACATTGTATCCTTTAATACTCAAAAAATCCTGTGAAACACATTATTACCTTCCCTTTTTCTGTGCCTAAAAACCACGGCTCAGAGAGTTCAAATAAAGGCAGGGTCTAACTGGTGCCCTTTTCACCATAACATACCTTCCAGGTTTATCTGATTACTACTGTCTTAAGCATCATTTTTCTCCTCAGAATAAAATGGGAGGTTCAGCTGAATTTAATCCATTCATATTACACATATTTCTGCTCATAGACACTTCaatgttttccaattttatttttagtataaaccataataaaataaacattttatatgatgGCCAAAttgagaaacacacacatactataTTTAGTAAACAAATTAACCCTTACTATGtatgaaaagataaaagtaaGTTAATatcaaatagatttttatttataagtaaaatatagaaaataatctcCAGAAAGTATTATAGAAAATTAGTAATGATGTTATTAAACAAAATGGCTATGTTTGCTTTTTCATAAATTAATTCTGtccaaaacacttatttttaaataatcttcatTTTGAATTCtcacacttaaaaatgttttagaatatgGCTCAAATAATGTCAAAATTTTCTAATTAAGCCAACATTTCTTTCAGTGTTTAACACTTTtccatatttaataaattgtccctatattttagataaaattgaACATGCTcctgtgttttaaatttcaacctcttgttttcttgtttttgaatgataaaaaatacattttaagtgtGAATTATGCAAATTTGATTAACTCATTCACAGACTCATTAAATGCTACTCTCACTATCATCTCTTTTGAAAAACTCATTGAAAGTTCTCAACAGAATCTTAATTGAATGCCTGCACACTTTGGCTTGCAAGGGGAAACAACACCCTGCCCTTTCTTGTACAATCAACTATGAAATCTGCTAAAATATGACATGTAATTGTGTGGCATCAAGCCTCTTCTTACATTTATGGTTATCTGAACCATATTAcacaagaaataataatgaaacactaaagagaaaacagcaaatgGCTTTTTTGAGGCTTAACCACGTAGTCATCACAGCCTCTCAAAAATGTCTCTTTCACACCACTGGTTAAAATATGCTGCAACATTTGTCATAATGTGGGTAGAACCTCCAGTGTTTCAGTTCCATGTTCTGATATTTATAGTcatcctttcaattttttaaagtagtttcatGGTCCACTAAGATATATTTtcccacagtttgaaaaacactactTAAGAAATTCTGTGTGCCAATAGCCTCCAgctagacattttttaaaatttcacatgcCCTCCCCAAAGGATTTAGTCTATTCCTTGTCACGTAAAACTCTAcagcagataaaaacatatattcttaTAAAGGGCTGATGTCTTTTCATACATGGAACTGTTCTACCAACTTCAGAATCATCCATCTTCCCAGCCTATTCTGAACCTCTTGAGAATTTCTAAACCACATCAAAATTACAAAACTCAATCTTCAACAATGTTACTACATTATAATGTAAATGTGAtgtgaattaaatattaaaattggcTCATCTAATACTCACATAGCAGAATTTAAAAAAGAGCCATTAATCCACTTCCAATTCTTCTCTGGTAATGCAAAATGTAATCCAATCCAAAAGTTAATTCCTCTATCCTTTATCTCTTTCTGTATGAGTATCTATAAATGGGACAGAAGAAATGACAGAATATTGAATCTGCTTATCTATTCATGTTTTGTATTCTTCTCCTCATTCCCTGAAACCTAGTTCAAGCATCACCCCCTCACTGAAGTCTTTGCTGATGACTCATCAGAGTTGAGTGTTGCTTCTCTGTAATTATATAGAGTGATATTTctccttacatatttttatttattttgttttattcatcacCTTCTATTTAATTACTTGTTTACATGTCTGTTTAATCTCTCAAATTGTGAGCATCTTGAATTGAAAGTCCCCACTTCTGTTGCATAAAAGCTTTGGGCTAAAGCCCAGAGATCTCAATATGCTTTAAAGGAAATGCTAAGTTTTACTaaggtattttatttaaagatttacCAATTCTTCCTGATCTTGAATAAGAAGCAAACTGGATTCTTTTGTGGAACAGTAGGATAGACTGTAATTCCAAGGGTTGACATCTTGGGAAAAAAGCAAGCATTTCTTTTGGAGTGACTGCCAAGGTTCTGGGCACTCTGACAAACCCGGGCTCtctaaaataagaaacagaaagaagaaataaatgtgttatatttCTAACCTGTCCCCACCACACCACGCAATAACATACACACATCattataaatgtttgaaagtcttTGATTATCACTGTGAGAACaatgaatttattataattttgaggtTTATGAGACCTGTTTATTCTGGAAACCAAGAATTGGAAATTAGTGGCCAGTTATACTGagcataaatgaaatcatagaatattaaaataggaagataccatcaaaataatttaaacagaCACATCTTACATTTGAAAACACTGAGAGACAGAATAACTTGCTCAAATCCACCCAATGGATTTGATGGGTGATAGAGTCAAGACTATTTCTCAACCGAAGATTTTAAATACAGCCACCAGAAAGACACTGGGGATGaatcatgaaataataaatttgccacaaactaaaaaaataaaaaaccaaaaaagactatttctgtttccttaaatTCACCACCAGGGCTTATTCCACCACACAGACAGCAATATCAAACTCATCTAAAAAATGCTGACTTTAAACAACATgcaaaatgcaaaggaaataataattcttttcaCGAAATTAATAAGTactgcaaataaaaaaatcataagaaaatttGCAATTGCCAAATGACAATTTGCCCATTTGATTTATTGGATAGTATTTTCCAGACAGATTTTCCAAGCGTCTTTAACTTTCTGTTCTGTGAGAATGTGCGAACAGATCACATTCTACTACAGTTACTCAACAATAGTCCCCTTTTTTTAAGGGGGATGGAGAAGAAGAAGGGGGAAGGTGGACAGAGACCCCGGGGCAGGCGGAGGGTGGGCCCACCAGAGAGGGCCCCAATAGTCGTCTTTATTAACACACACACTGGAACAAGATTAATGTTGCTACATACTGAGGAAGTATAATAAATAGTAAAGAATTCATTCTATGTTTTGAGTTCTATTAATTAACTTGAGACCAAACTTAACTGTTTGACATgttcattaaaataatcaaatatttcacttaaaggtatattttactttttaactggATATTTGGCTATTTACAATCAAATATCCCAGCAGAGGCTTCTCATGAGGCAGCATGCCCTGCTGCCTAAGACGGTTAAAGTCTTAGGCTCTGAAGTCAGACCACCCAAGTACAATTCCTGGCGTCATCACTTACTGCTTGTGTGGCCCtcagcaagttgcttaaccttttTATGCCTCGgttttctcaaatttaaaagtACAGTGATAACAGTATTTAAACATACAGTTTGTTGTGAACTTTAAGGCCATGCATgctatttatcaaatattaactattattctTAAGAAATTCAAGCCACAGAATTACCTGTTGTTTCACTCCTGTTCTGTTGAACATCCACACTGCTTTTTTCTATTGATGGTTTTTGTATTAAGAACATTACTATAAATAAGGAAACACCATTAAGAAGATTAAATGCTGAAATATGTGGCAGAGTGGACAGGTTATATTTATCAGTTTAGGAAACTAAGTTATTTCAACAAGCTTGACTGTGGACAGAAGGATAGCAACGTGGTAACAAAAGGTCTAGTCAAGAGGCTGCAGacataaataagacaaaaagtaACAAGTAGACTCACACAGATATTAGCTTACCTATTATCTAGTAGATAAATCAACCTAAGGGCATTACTTAAACTTTTAAATTGCTCACACTCTTGTCTGAACTCTCTGATCTTCAGCATGAGTGTATTTATGCCTATTCCAAGGGGGACATGGTCTATTGCAATATGGAATTTAGTAGGTACTTGATAAACTGTAAATAACtggaatttttacttttctttgttattgtcattttttttcacaatagtttttttttttttttttttaaaagttcttagaGTACATACATAGCGGACTCTCAGAGCAATTAGGAAGATAAATGTGAAAGGCTAAAGCTTTTCAAAGTGAGTATGAGCTGACTGTCAGAAgcaatattttctaactttttatttcatttgtctttCACTAGGTTTGGGGTGGCCAGATTATGTTAAGATTCTCTGATGTTTATGATGAGTAAATATTCCCAAACAAATGATCTTGCCTTACTTACCTGTAATAGTCAACCCGATCACAGCTAAGACAAGAAGAGTAACTCCAGCACAGCCAAGTTTCAGAGCAAATTGATGCCAGCGTGGACCCTGACAGATGTctgagatgttaaaaaaaaactactcaATGAACTCAGTTGAGTAAATCTGGTACAGAAATCAAAGGTGGTTTGGATAACATATGGACAATGAGATTCAGCTtagaggctgcagggagggaagAACCTTTACCAGACAGCTTAAAAGTAGAGTCCCACAAGACAGATTTTCAGATACAGCTGAGAGTCTGCTGATTGGTAAAATAGGAATATTTATGCATGTCTTGTATACAAAGGATAAAAATCAAATGAGGTAGATGAGAAGACGTTTTGAAAATTGCCAAGTGCTATACAGAAATGAAGTGCATGCCCTACTACAGGAAGTTAAGACATTTTGTCTAAGAAGGAAGatcttcatttattcaagatattttatgtctctattttgtgCCAAGCACCATGTTAAAGACTGGTGacataaaacatttctattttctattcttgGACACAGAATACTCTGCTTTACTGTTATCTAAAATAATCATCTCCAACTTGGACCAAATATATGGCATTCAAGGAAGAATGTTTTGTCAGACTGCATATTATTTTCAGTACTAAACTAGTAAAACATAACATGCATTTATGTCTACAACATTGCATAGTCTAAACAAAATGTCAGCtatctttgcttttctctgtaaTCATAGTAATtactatataatgtatatatcatGCTCATCAGAGGTTATGAActatataaactatataattaCATAGTTTGCTTTAAAACATGAATTTCATAGGGAAAACAATTAAgggatttatttataaaaatattctgtagaAACACTGGGCTACAGCTTCCAAAATTAAATAAGTTCTGGCAGGAAATTACTCTGGTAGGATATGTCTCAGTTACACTGCTTGAATTTGTGTTTAGACAGCTCCTATATTTCTGATTTAATAATAAGACCCCTTTTGTTCCCATTTGTTTTATAACATGTTAGATATATCACAATTATAAATTATTGTCTAAATTTTAGTATTAAGCCAAGGGAttggccgggcgccgtggctcacgcctgtaatcctagcactctgggaggccgaggtgggtggatcatttgagctcaggagttcgagaccagcctgagcaagagcgagaacccatctctactaaaaatagaaagaaattatatggacagctaaaaatatatatagaaaaaattagccgggcatggtggtgcatgcctgtagtaccagctactcgggaggctgagacaggaggaccgcttgagctcaggagtttgaggttgctgtgagctaggctgacgccacggcactcactctagcctgggcaacagagtgagactctgtctcaaaaaaaaaaaaaaaaaaaaagccaagggcTTTTATTATAAGTAAaggttttctaatttatctgcagctattgatttatttatattatctattcctttttaaattttttctaatatttctcaATATAAATGATTACAATactgtcttttattttcattatatgttCCAGAATGTCTATAAAGCCATTTcgactttttttgtgtgtgcattacATTTGAGAATTAAGTTGTGCAAGCCAGTTCACAGATATAATGGTCTCTAGCATTAGGATGCTGACATTCATATAAGTGAGTTATCTCTCCTTGAAATGTTGCTGAGAAGATATAATTTAGTATAGCTAAATGTGTTAAAAGATTGTGGGAAATATGTAATACATTAGAGTCAAGGTAGTGACATGTGGATTATCATCAGATACTACTGAGGACATGCATCAGTGGAACAGCCTTTCGAATTGAGCAGATTTGGGTTTGAACAAGTTATTTTGGGGCAATATGTCCAACCTTCATAAAACCTTACTCTATAAGGTTTTGGAGAGGATTATATGAAACAATTCTCCTAAATGTTGGGCATAGTGTCTGGTACATAACTGTTCGATAAatagtagtttttgtttttgtttttttaaagtgtttattaaACTATAGATAAAAGGCAATTTGGTGACTTCTAAAAATTGTTATTCATTCATGCTAAAATGTAAGGAATTGAGTGGAGCATTGCTCTGCACCTGGGGAGGTGGGATGCTCTCCTGTACTAACTGTTTTCAGCTGCACTGCATGAGATTACAATTAATGGAGTTAACAATAGATCACTGAAGAGGTCAGGTGAACTTTAATGACCTGGACATACCTACTTAGGGCTGTTGATTGGGTATAAACAGGGTGTTAAATCATCTCACTTCATTGCTCTAAACCTTTCAATAGCTTTCCTTCGTGCAAATCATAGTCTATGAAATGGTTTACAAATTCCTGTTCAATCTGGCTCCCTGTTACTTCTCTGCTTTCATCTCCACCTGGTCTCCATGCGTGCACTCTGCATGCATACTCCTTCCACAACATGGCAGGATGTGCTCATCTCAAGATTTTTGCACTTGCTGGTCCAACTTCCTAGAAGGTTCTTTTCTCAGAGATCATGCCTTTGTCCCTCACTTCTTTCAGGACTTGACTCACACATCATTTTCTCAGGGAGGCCTTCCATTATTATTCTGTTTGATATGGTACCAACTCTCCCTCAAAGCTAAATTtcaattccattttaaatttttttttttttttttgagacagagtctcactctgtcacctcagctagagtacagtgtcatcatcatagctcacagcaacctcaaactcctgggctcaagcaattctcccacctcagcctccctagtatctgggactacaggtgtgtgccaccacacctggataatttttctatttttagtacagatggtgtctcactcttggtcaagctggtctcaaacttctgagctcaagagatcctcccaccttgacctcccagaatgctagaattacaggtgtgaaccaccgcacctggcctaaattctttctttttttttttttctctcatataaTTGCACTTTAACTTTTgaatgaaatacaagaaaaattagtttaaatacattttaatttgacttAGAGAATTGACTAATGGAGAATGTGGAGGATTATAAAAGTTTAACATCATTTGGCTAAAGATTAATGTTTTGGAAAAAACTTACAAGTAgaaacaaagatttaaaagacAATGTGAATAGTTCTTAGAACTAGGTGAGGTTGCTTGGAAAATAAACACTTAATAATTAATAGAGGATAATGTGTTCTAATAAGAAGTaatttgttcctgtttttttttttttttaaattctttcttgttttaaaaagaattcaggCTAAATTCTTTCTTGATAGCACCAGAACCATCTAATCTTTTATACATacttagttatttatttactcCATTGCTTGTATGCCTCCATGGTAATATAAACTCTATGAAGcaaaaacattttctctattttatttactgCTATATTTTCAgcatgcttggcacatagtaagtgcttatttttgaatgaatgaataaactgtagAAGCATTTTGCAAACACTTTATCCACTTTTCTAGCAGACCAAATCCTTGGCCATTTggacataaacaaaattaacgtTATCACTCACATCTCTCTT is a window from the Eulemur rufifrons isolate Redbay chromosome 16, OSU_ERuf_1, whole genome shotgun sequence genome containing:
- the KLRB1 gene encoding killer cell lectin-like receptor subfamily B member 1; this translates as MDRQVIYADLKVSTYSGPESSSPSSLPRDICQGPRWHQFALKLGCAGVTLLVLAVIGLTITVMFLIQKPSIEKSSVDVQQNRSETTESPGLSECPEPWQSLQKKCLLFSQDVNPWNYSLSYCSTKESSLLLIQDQEELILIQKEIKDRGINFWIGLHFALPEKNWKWINGSFLNSAMLKIKGDAKEDSCASISKEAAYSEECSTDNRWICQKELNPVINKVCPDS